The genomic interval AGGATCTGCCGCCCGACCTGTCGGGCGTGGTATCGCGCCACCTCAGCCGCATGCGCGGCGACCGGGATCGCATCTCGGCCCTTCGCTCCGCGGCCTGACCCGATCCCATCGAGCCCCCGGCCGCCATGCGGCCGGGGGCTTTGTTATGGCTTCACGCCCTGCCGGCCGGCAGCCCTTGACCGCAGCTTGGCCATAAGGGCCCGCCGTTCGACCGGTTTCATGCGGCTCCAGGCCGCGATCTCGGCGCGCGAACGCATGCACCCCTCGCATAACCCCGTTTCCGGGTCGATGCGGCAAACCCGTGTGCAGGGACTGTCCGCGCCGGCTGTGTTGGATTTCGCC from Azospirillaceae bacterium carries:
- a CDS encoding DUF1289 domain-containing protein, giving the protein MAKSNTAGADSPCTRVCRIDPETGLCEGCMRSRAEIAAWSRMKPVERRALMAKLRSRAAGRQGVKP